In Bacillus thuringiensis, the DNA window AACTACACTTTCCTTATGATTACGGGAGTTTAGCGTTTTTTGATATCGTCGCCGTTTCTACATTTTTCATGGCAATTTTGTTTTGGATTGCAAAAGCATCAGTATACATGGAACAGTTCAAGAGGAAAGCACGTAAAAGAAAGGCGAGGGTAATACATGACTGAATATACACCGGCCATTTTATGCGGAGTAATAGCGGGGACAGTAACGAGAGTGCTAATGCTCCGGACGGATACGCGTCAATATCCGACGAGGCTCCACGGGAAAATTATTCACGTTGCGATGGGGTTAATTGCAGCGGCTTTAGGAGCGATTGCGATTCCGTCAATTTTGAAAAAAGATTTTTCTGCTATTACATTTCTGACATTAGCAGCAACACAGTTTCGTGATGTGCGTAATATGGAAAGAAATACACTTCAACAATTAGATGGATATGAGCTCGTACCGCGTGGTAATACATATATTGAAGGGATTGCATTAGTTTTTGAAAGTCGCAACTATTTGGCGATGTTAACGTCGTTTGCAACGACGTTTGCGTATATAGGGTTCCGTTCATGGGTTGCTGGAGTAATTATGGCTATCATCGCATTTATTATCGCGAAAAAATTAATGTCGGGCAGAAGGTTACATGATCTTGTTGATATCGAGCATGTTCCACTTCGTTTTGAAGGAGCGGGACTGTATATTGATAATATTTACATTATGAATATTGGATTGCCAGCAAGGCAAGAGGAAATTATGAAATATGGAATGGGCTTTATTTTAAGGCCGAAATCAATTGATGCCATGGTGACAATCTCAAACTTAGGACAACGACAAGCTATTTTACATGATGTTTCTGTTGCTTTAGGGATTTATAGAGATTCTGGTACGCCAGCGCTTGTGCCGTTAGCAAAGCGTGATTTAGAAGATGGTAGGGTGGGGATTTTTGTCTTGCCACAAGATCAAGATGCAGAGAAAGCGATAGGTGTCATAGGGAACGTACCGACGTTAGAAAGTGCTGTTCATATGTCATCGGAAGCCCCGAAAGGAAGGGGAGATAAAAGATGATGTTAGAAAGTGTAATACTCGCGGTTATTACCACAGCGCCGGAGAAATTTGCTGGTGGTGCCCCTTTGTTTACTTGTGAATCGACAGATGAATTAGAGTTTGTTGCAAATAATTTAGAGGCAATTTTGGATGGTATTGCGCATCGCTTACAAGAGAATGTATATATTATTGTGAAACATTAGTAACGTGTGGTATAATGTGAGGTGTTTTGATACGCTGAGAAATATTCTGGAATGCAAATCCCTTCTTGCACAAAGAAGGGTTTTTTACATAATAAACAGAAGCAAGTTGAAAGGATGAAAGTATATGCCGAAACCAGTAATAGCAATAGTAGGCCGCCCGAACGTAGGAAAATCTACTATTTTCAATAGAATTGTTGGAGAAAGAGTTTCAATCGTAGAAGATATACCAGGTATAACGCGAGACCGTATTTATAGTGCGGGAGAATGGTTAAATCATGAGTTTAACATTATTGATACAGGTGGAATTGATATTGGTGACGAGCCGTTCTTGACACAAATTCGTCAACAAGCGGAAGTAGCGATTGATGAAGCAGATGTTATCATTTTTATGACGAATGGTCGCGATGGTGTAACTGCAGCAGATGAAGAAGTTGCTAAAATTTTATATCGTTCTAAAAAACCAATTGTACTTGCGGTAAATAAGGTTGATAATCCAGAAATGCGTAGTGATATTTATGATTTTTATGCATTAGGATTTGGCGAGCCATTCCCAATTTCAGGTACACACGGTTTAGGACTTGGTGATTTGTTAGATGAAGCTGCAAATCATTTTCCAAAGATTGAAGAAGAAGCTTATGACGATGAAACAATCCGTTTCTCTTTAATTGGACGTCCGAATGTAGGGAAATCATCACTTGTAAATGCACTTCTTGGTCAAGAACGTGTAATTGTAAGTAATATAGCGGGAACGACACGTGATGCTGTTGATACACCATA includes these proteins:
- a CDS encoding capping complex subunit for YIEGIA, with protein sequence MMLESVILAVITTAPEKFAGGAPLFTCESTDELEFVANNLEAILDGIAHRLQENVYIIVKH
- a CDS encoding YIEGIA family protein, yielding MTEYTPAILCGVIAGTVTRVLMLRTDTRQYPTRLHGKIIHVAMGLIAAALGAIAIPSILKKDFSAITFLTLAATQFRDVRNMERNTLQQLDGYELVPRGNTYIEGIALVFESRNYLAMLTSFATTFAYIGFRSWVAGVIMAIIAFIIAKKLMSGRRLHDLVDIEHVPLRFEGAGLYIDNIYIMNIGLPARQEEIMKYGMGFILRPKSIDAMVTISNLGQRQAILHDVSVALGIYRDSGTPALVPLAKRDLEDGRVGIFVLPQDQDAEKAIGVIGNVPTLESAVHMSSEAPKGRGDKR